The Stieleria sp. JC731 genome has a segment encoding these proteins:
- a CDS encoding SMP-30/gluconolactonase/LRE family protein — MRKLLCLLGLAATYLGSIVSTYGQTPSTIGRIEILSPEMEQFVDGGTKIEVLGGGFTWTEGPVWIQDDAGGHLLFSDIPRNSIFRWSPAKGIELFMSPSGYTGVTYYGLEPGSNGLTLDPNGRLAMCEHGDRRVSVLTRGGGKRTLADSYQGNRLNSPNDLVFDRAGNLYFTDPPYGLPERADDPRRELDFCGVYKLDTAGELHLLTKEMTRPNGIGLSPDESTLYVAQSDPQNPIWMAFPIADGKVGDGKVLHDAKSAMRDFPGLPDGMTVAKDGTLFASGPGGIYVISPEGKLLGRILTEGRVSNCTFDNEQKYLYMTADDFLCRVQMK; from the coding sequence ATGCGTAAACTGCTCTGTCTACTAGGCCTCGCGGCCACCTATTTAGGGTCAATCGTTTCCACCTACGGCCAAACACCTTCCACCATTGGCCGGATCGAAATCTTGTCTCCCGAGATGGAGCAGTTTGTAGACGGTGGAACCAAAATCGAAGTGCTCGGTGGCGGTTTCACATGGACCGAAGGGCCGGTTTGGATTCAAGACGATGCCGGTGGGCACCTTTTGTTTTCGGACATTCCTCGCAACAGTATCTTCCGTTGGTCCCCGGCCAAGGGAATCGAGCTGTTCATGTCACCCAGCGGCTATACCGGAGTGACCTATTACGGATTGGAACCCGGCAGCAACGGCCTGACGCTTGATCCGAATGGTCGACTCGCCATGTGTGAACACGGTGATCGCCGCGTCTCGGTGCTGACGCGAGGCGGCGGCAAACGCACGCTCGCTGATTCCTATCAAGGGAACCGATTGAACAGTCCCAATGACTTGGTATTCGATCGTGCCGGCAACCTCTATTTTACCGATCCACCTTACGGTTTACCCGAACGCGCTGACGATCCACGCAGAGAGCTCGATTTTTGTGGTGTTTATAAACTGGACACCGCAGGTGAACTGCATCTACTGACCAAGGAGATGACGCGTCCGAACGGGATCGGACTGTCACCAGACGAATCGACCCTCTACGTAGCGCAAAGTGATCCCCAGAACCCAATCTGGATGGCTTTCCCAATTGCCGATGGAAAAGTCGGCGATGGCAAGGTGCTTCACGATGCCAAGTCTGCGATGCGAGACTTTCCAGGCCTACCCGATGGCATGACCGTTGCCAAAGACGGGACCTTGTTCGCGAGCGGTCCCGGCGGGATCTATGTCATATCGCCCGAAGGCAAGTTACTTGGCCGAATTCTAA
- the ftsH gene encoding ATP-dependent zinc metalloprotease FtsH, with protein MSDKKRSNRDSDGKESRGEGPSRDTRGGGVWLVIIAVVVAVMLSAMMFNNQDISMPYPVLEQLLVAHAETEADPEDASKAEPKVVVDAPGNSTEKWEFSNLKTVLLGENEITGTVMWRSISSGTENATENPPIQKTFRTIRDRNETQDARMDQLVSQSGVNWDNARPNTFLADNWFNLLMLVAIIAIGAIMLRRIGGVGSPMSFSRSRGKLHGQEDLSITFEDAAGIDEAVEEVREVVDFLKNSEKYQALGGRIPKGVLLVGPPGTGKTLLAKAIAGEAGVPFFSLSGSDFVEMFVGVGAARVRDMFQQATSRAPCIIFIDELDALGKSRSGSVVGGHDEREQTLNALLVEMDGFDSNNGVIVVAATNRPETLDPALLRPGRFDRQVLVDRPDVAGREAILKVHVKSVKLGDDVDLRHIASITSGFVGADLANLVNEAALLAARADKSAVNTSEFDEAVDRVTAGLEKKNRVMNEDEKIRVAYHEAAHALVAAALPNTDPVHKVSIIPRGFAALGYTMQRPESERYLMTKLELESRMKVLLAGTLAEEMVLQDISTGAQNDLERCTEIARSMVMDYGMSRLGRINYRRSSGSAFLAGSGGNGHSTSYGEDTAKMIDKEVARIVEESLGQTRDILSQRREVLEAITQRLLEVEAIDNTELFRVIEETSTGPWLVPGTVTEKPRAQIRKPENDLDTLKDAN; from the coding sequence ATGAGTGACAAGAAGCGTTCCAATCGCGACTCCGATGGTAAGGAATCTCGTGGCGAAGGGCCTTCGCGGGATACCCGCGGTGGCGGAGTCTGGCTGGTCATCATCGCCGTCGTTGTTGCGGTGATGTTGAGCGCGATGATGTTCAACAACCAAGACATTTCGATGCCCTATCCGGTGCTCGAACAACTCTTGGTGGCTCATGCGGAAACGGAGGCGGATCCTGAAGACGCATCGAAAGCCGAACCCAAGGTAGTTGTCGACGCGCCCGGGAATTCCACCGAGAAGTGGGAATTTTCGAATCTGAAAACTGTCCTGCTGGGTGAAAACGAAATCACCGGGACCGTGATGTGGCGATCGATCAGCAGCGGCACTGAAAACGCGACAGAGAATCCGCCGATTCAAAAGACGTTTCGCACCATTCGCGATCGCAACGAAACCCAAGACGCACGAATGGACCAATTGGTCAGCCAGTCCGGTGTGAATTGGGATAACGCTCGGCCAAACACATTCTTGGCCGACAACTGGTTCAACTTGTTGATGTTGGTCGCGATCATCGCGATCGGTGCGATCATGTTGCGACGCATTGGCGGCGTCGGTTCACCGATGTCATTTTCACGCAGCCGTGGAAAGCTTCATGGTCAAGAAGATCTGTCGATCACGTTCGAAGACGCGGCAGGAATTGACGAAGCCGTCGAAGAAGTCCGCGAAGTCGTCGACTTCTTAAAGAACAGTGAAAAATACCAAGCGTTGGGTGGACGAATTCCCAAAGGTGTCTTGCTGGTCGGGCCTCCCGGTACCGGAAAAACCTTGTTGGCAAAGGCAATCGCTGGCGAAGCCGGTGTGCCGTTCTTCAGTCTCTCCGGTAGCGACTTTGTAGAAATGTTTGTCGGCGTCGGTGCCGCACGTGTCCGTGACATGTTCCAACAAGCGACTAGCCGCGCGCCGTGTATCATCTTCATCGACGAATTGGATGCGCTTGGTAAGAGCCGATCCGGTAGCGTTGTCGGCGGACATGACGAACGCGAACAAACGCTAAACGCACTGTTGGTCGAAATGGATGGTTTCGATTCCAACAACGGCGTAATCGTTGTCGCGGCAACCAACCGCCCCGAAACCTTAGACCCTGCACTGTTGCGTCCAGGCCGTTTCGATCGCCAAGTACTGGTCGATCGTCCCGACGTCGCCGGTCGCGAAGCGATCCTGAAGGTTCACGTGAAGAGCGTCAAACTTGGCGATGACGTCGACCTTCGTCATATCGCATCGATCACCAGTGGTTTCGTCGGCGCTGACTTGGCCAACCTCGTTAACGAAGCGGCTTTGTTGGCAGCACGCGCGGACAAGTCAGCTGTCAACACAAGCGAGTTCGATGAAGCGGTCGACCGGGTCACGGCCGGTTTGGAAAAGAAAAACCGCGTGATGAACGAAGACGAAAAGATTCGCGTGGCTTATCACGAAGCGGCTCACGCGCTGGTTGCCGCAGCATTGCCCAACACCGACCCAGTTCACAAGGTCAGCATCATTCCACGTGGCTTTGCCGCGCTGGGCTATACGATGCAGCGTCCAGAATCGGAACGCTACCTGATGACCAAGCTAGAATTGGAAAGCCGGATGAAAGTGCTTCTGGCGGGAACGTTGGCCGAGGAGATGGTGCTGCAAGATATCAGCACCGGCGCTCAAAATGACCTGGAACGCTGCACCGAAATCGCCCGTAGTATGGTCATGGATTACGGAATGAGCCGCCTTGGTCGGATTAATTACCGCCGCAGCAGCGGATCAGCATTCCTAGCGGGCAGTGGCGGCAACGGGCACTCGACAAGCTATGGGGAAGACACCGCCAAGATGATCGACAAGGAAGTCGCCCGAATTGTCGAAGAATCACTGGGACAAACGCGTGACATCCTTTCGCAGCGCCGTGAGGTTCTCGAAGCCATCACGCAGCGTCTGCTTGAGGTCGAAGCGATCGACAACACGGAACTTTTCCGCGTCATCGAGGAGACCTCCACCGGCCCTTGGCTGGTCCCCGGCACGGTTACAGAAAAACCTCGCGCCCAAATTCGCAAACCGGAAAATGATTTGGATACACTAAAGGACGCGAATTAA
- the dxr gene encoding 1-deoxy-D-xylulose-5-phosphate reductoisomerase has protein sequence MDVSEIATENHQTAAVPNDRPTKNVAVLGATGSIGTATVDVLENLHRLDPQFGWRLWAVSGHRNVDCLLDIFNRASAGDWGPRRVVFSDAEAAAECNARERFSTSQQHHEHANTCQLLFGDEALVDVARSPEVDVLVAAIVGRAGLESTIAAIESGKRVGLANKETLVVAGDLVRKKLANSDAKILPVDSEHSAIFQCIANTNAEPKKLILTASGGPFRSATKEQMHEATPKDALAHPTWQMGPKISIDSATMMNKALEIIEARWLFDVPAERIDVAVHPQSIIHSMVEFDDGSVLSQMSPPDMRMPIQYALTYPRRLPCPAPELDLSQPMDLTLLPADLDRFPALKLGFEVAACGGTAGAVVNAANEVAVQLFLDEKIRFTQIVPTCQKVLENHTFESSPTLSRLLELDRWAREEACRCADMDG, from the coding sequence ATGGATGTGAGCGAGATCGCGACTGAAAACCACCAAACGGCCGCGGTACCGAACGATCGCCCGACGAAAAACGTTGCCGTCTTAGGAGCCACCGGAAGCATCGGAACGGCGACCGTTGACGTGCTCGAAAACCTACACCGGCTGGACCCCCAATTTGGCTGGCGGCTTTGGGCAGTTTCGGGGCACCGCAATGTCGATTGTCTGCTGGACATCTTTAATCGGGCAAGTGCCGGCGATTGGGGGCCTCGACGAGTCGTTTTTTCGGATGCCGAAGCCGCGGCAGAGTGCAATGCGCGTGAACGGTTTTCCACGAGTCAGCAACATCACGAGCATGCCAATACATGCCAATTGCTCTTCGGCGATGAAGCCTTGGTGGACGTCGCAAGGTCACCCGAAGTCGACGTCCTGGTCGCCGCGATCGTTGGCCGTGCAGGGCTTGAGAGCACAATCGCCGCGATCGAATCCGGGAAACGAGTCGGCTTGGCCAACAAGGAAACCTTGGTTGTCGCAGGAGACCTTGTCCGCAAAAAGCTAGCTAATAGCGACGCGAAGATTCTGCCGGTCGATAGCGAGCACTCTGCGATCTTCCAGTGCATCGCCAATACAAACGCCGAGCCGAAAAAGCTGATTTTGACCGCTAGTGGTGGACCCTTCCGATCCGCAACTAAGGAACAGATGCACGAAGCGACGCCGAAAGACGCTCTTGCCCATCCGACTTGGCAGATGGGCCCGAAAATCAGCATCGATTCGGCGACGATGATGAACAAAGCCCTGGAAATCATTGAAGCGAGATGGCTGTTCGATGTGCCAGCCGAACGAATCGATGTCGCTGTTCATCCGCAGTCGATTATCCATTCGATGGTCGAATTCGATGACGGTTCGGTGCTTTCGCAGATGAGTCCGCCGGACATGCGGATGCCGATCCAATACGCTTTGACCTATCCAAGACGCCTGCCTTGCCCGGCACCCGAACTGGATCTTTCACAGCCGATGGATCTAACGTTGCTTCCAGCGGATTTGGACCGTTTCCCCGCATTGAAACTGGGATTCGAAGTCGCCGCTTGTGGCGGAACGGCAGGCGCGGTTGTCAACGCGGCCAACGAAGTCGCAGTGCAGCTGTTCTTGGACGAGAAAATTCGCTTCACGCAAATTGTGCCAACCTGTCAAAAAGTGCTCGAAAACCATACTTTCGAGTCCAGTCCGACGCTTTCGCGATTGCTTGAACTGGATCGGTGGGCTCGTGAAGAGGCCTGCCGTTGTGCGGATATGGACGGGTGA
- a CDS encoding site-2 protease family protein, with protein sequence MLTDLLLLFAEAEPSGLELFWAQVLLWTRVALGIGVVIFVHELGHFVAAKTFGVKCEKFYIGFDPPLKIGPVKLPSALAKFRYGETEYGIGVIPLGGYVKMLGQDDDPRKLKEESERAKQLEEVDEEAISDDAEEQQPQRTEEFDPRSLPAKPVWQRMIIMSAGVFMNVITGGMFAAWAFMSGVTYTPTLVGSVVPGGPAWQANLEPGGQVISIAGMTDTQMRFRDMKKEVLHSGIEDSEQMLPVSVQYGDDVRDLELPMMSVPGQKYNRLIGIGTAFQAKVNPTQAAVAKSAAAEVLTEEDRGAEIVSFNSTPIDSDAKIPSLPLLDYIFTHPKESIPLVLKREDGSEHEVSLPVQKSSWVGLRVRPGNITALVKGGPAEKAGMQVGDEIVSVEGLDDLNVGNLLLHLADKNEVMLSVKRGGEEKTLTITPDDSLQTSEPFDHLRRFAAMNAYGFAFEVSSVVASFDKSMLVSGDAPQAGDTLKEVVLVSENDFPQEYKEKPLSSAVEGLSKPWKFGTKETSWGFFESLQVLPVGTKFRLLCSRGSNQEIIESTVQIGSDSELVQFDRGLVLAPFSLVRVANSFGEAVSLGIRESKNGLSDVTRFLKMGVSGRVDADMVGGPIRIFQVAGYEAERGFSAQLLFLTMLSMNLAILNFLPVPVLDGGHIMFLIYEAVRGRRVNEEIEYRLTLAGFLMLLAVMVMVFYNDIRNMLG encoded by the coding sequence ATGCTCACCGACCTGCTGCTCCTATTCGCCGAAGCAGAACCTTCCGGATTGGAACTCTTCTGGGCCCAAGTGTTGCTTTGGACCCGCGTCGCGTTAGGAATCGGCGTTGTCATTTTTGTGCATGAACTTGGACACTTCGTTGCCGCGAAGACGTTCGGAGTCAAATGTGAAAAGTTCTATATCGGATTTGACCCGCCTCTGAAGATCGGCCCGGTCAAGCTACCGAGTGCGTTGGCTAAGTTCCGCTACGGTGAAACCGAATATGGGATCGGCGTGATTCCGCTAGGTGGCTACGTCAAGATGCTTGGGCAGGATGACGATCCACGCAAGCTAAAGGAAGAGTCCGAGCGAGCGAAGCAGCTTGAAGAAGTTGACGAAGAAGCAATTTCTGACGACGCGGAAGAACAGCAACCGCAACGGACCGAAGAATTCGACCCACGCAGCTTGCCGGCAAAGCCCGTTTGGCAACGCATGATCATCATGAGTGCCGGTGTATTCATGAACGTGATCACCGGCGGCATGTTCGCCGCATGGGCATTTATGTCTGGTGTTACATACACGCCAACGCTTGTCGGCAGTGTTGTCCCAGGCGGCCCCGCATGGCAGGCGAACCTTGAGCCAGGCGGTCAAGTTATCAGTATCGCCGGAATGACGGACACGCAAATGCGTTTTCGTGACATGAAGAAGGAAGTCTTGCACTCCGGAATCGAAGACAGCGAACAGATGCTGCCCGTCTCCGTTCAATATGGCGACGATGTACGGGACTTGGAACTGCCAATGATGTCCGTGCCGGGGCAAAAATACAATCGATTGATTGGCATCGGCACTGCGTTCCAGGCCAAGGTCAATCCGACGCAAGCCGCAGTTGCCAAGTCCGCTGCGGCTGAGGTCTTGACCGAAGAAGATCGTGGTGCGGAAATCGTGTCATTCAATTCGACACCGATCGATTCAGATGCCAAGATCCCCAGCTTGCCTCTGCTTGACTACATCTTTACGCATCCGAAAGAGTCGATCCCGCTTGTCCTAAAGCGTGAAGACGGGTCCGAACACGAGGTCAGCCTTCCGGTTCAAAAAAGCTCTTGGGTCGGGTTGCGTGTCCGTCCAGGTAATATCACGGCGCTCGTCAAAGGCGGACCGGCGGAAAAAGCAGGAATGCAAGTCGGTGACGAAATCGTTTCGGTCGAGGGCTTGGATGACCTAAACGTTGGAAATCTGCTACTGCACCTTGCAGACAAAAACGAAGTGATGTTATCGGTAAAGCGTGGCGGTGAAGAGAAGACACTGACGATCACGCCTGATGATTCGCTGCAGACCAGCGAACCCTTTGATCATCTGCGGCGATTCGCTGCGATGAACGCCTATGGCTTTGCTTTTGAAGTCAGTTCCGTCGTTGCATCGTTCGACAAATCGATGCTGGTTTCGGGTGACGCACCCCAGGCCGGTGATACGTTGAAAGAAGTCGTTTTGGTTTCCGAAAACGATTTCCCACAAGAATACAAAGAGAAGCCGCTTAGCAGTGCGGTTGAGGGACTTTCAAAGCCTTGGAAGTTCGGCACCAAAGAAACCTCCTGGGGATTCTTCGAATCGCTTCAAGTGCTTCCGGTCGGGACAAAGTTCCGCCTACTGTGCTCACGCGGATCGAATCAAGAAATTATCGAGTCGACGGTCCAGATCGGATCCGACAGCGAATTGGTACAGTTCGATCGAGGACTCGTGCTCGCACCTTTCAGTCTCGTTCGGGTGGCGAATTCGTTCGGCGAAGCGGTCTCACTGGGGATTCGTGAAAGCAAAAACGGTTTGAGCGACGTCACTCGTTTTCTAAAGATGGGCGTCTCCGGTCGGGTCGACGCCGACATGGTTGGTGGTCCGATCCGGATTTTCCAGGTCGCCGGCTACGAAGCAGAACGCGGCTTTTCGGCCCAGTTGTTGTTCCTGACGATGCTCAGCATGAACCTTGCCATCTTGAACTTCTTGCCCGTTCCTGTGCTTGATGGCGGTCATATCATGTTCTTGATCTACGAGGCTGTGCGCGGTCGCAGGGTGAACGAAGAAATCGAATACCGTTTGACGCTCGCCGGGTTCTTGATGTTGCTCGCCGTCATGGTCATGGTGTTTTACAACGACATACGCAACATGTTGGGATAG
- a CDS encoding adenosylmethionine--8-amino-7-oxononanoate transaminase: MSLIDGVMSQHPDWQSNGYDHIWMPYCQMKTAPMPAAVVATEGVRLELADGRTLIDSLASWWSACHGYNHPFMLAAIERQLHRMPHVMFGGINHEPALTLASRLAELLPGDLNRVFFADSGSVAVEVAMKMAIGYWRNHSKASKTQFLAFHHAYHGDTTGAMSLCDPQRSMHSAFGDGLLKQLHCQLPKDASDLDCFAQTITQNRDRLAAVFVEPLVQGAGGMRFHTPDVLQAIAKLCRKNDVLLVADELATGFGRTGSMFAVEQASVVPDILCLGKALTAGMLPMAATVATDAVFDAFLDDDASRAFMHGPTFMANPLACAAANGSLDLFESQPRLLQVQAIEDHLKVALAQCREIDRVVDVRVKGAIGVIQVDRLDHVDRLRQTFLDRGVWLRPFGDCIYTTPPLVIEPDDLKTITDAMVSVTKEWAGWR; the protein is encoded by the coding sequence ATGTCTCTCATCGATGGCGTGATGTCACAGCATCCCGACTGGCAGTCCAATGGCTACGACCACATCTGGATGCCTTATTGTCAGATGAAGACGGCGCCGATGCCGGCCGCCGTGGTGGCGACCGAAGGCGTTCGGCTGGAACTCGCTGACGGTCGAACTCTGATCGATAGCTTGGCGTCCTGGTGGTCCGCATGTCATGGGTACAACCATCCATTCATGTTGGCGGCTATCGAACGTCAGCTTCACCGTATGCCCCATGTGATGTTTGGCGGTATCAATCACGAGCCCGCCCTAACGTTGGCTTCGCGACTGGCAGAGCTCTTGCCTGGTGATCTGAACCGGGTGTTCTTCGCCGACAGCGGTTCGGTCGCTGTCGAAGTTGCGATGAAGATGGCGATCGGGTATTGGCGAAACCATTCGAAAGCCAGCAAGACTCAGTTTTTGGCTTTTCATCACGCTTATCATGGCGACACGACCGGCGCGATGTCGCTTTGTGATCCGCAGCGAAGCATGCATTCCGCGTTTGGCGATGGGCTGTTGAAGCAACTTCATTGCCAACTTCCTAAGGACGCATCCGACCTTGACTGTTTTGCGCAAACGATCACGCAAAATCGCGATCGCCTTGCAGCGGTATTTGTAGAGCCGCTTGTGCAGGGAGCCGGTGGCATGCGTTTTCATACGCCCGATGTTCTGCAGGCGATTGCCAAGTTGTGTCGAAAGAATGATGTGTTGCTGGTGGCCGACGAGTTGGCCACCGGGTTTGGTCGAACCGGTTCGATGTTCGCTGTCGAGCAAGCATCGGTCGTTCCCGACATCCTTTGTCTTGGAAAGGCGCTCACGGCCGGTATGTTGCCAATGGCCGCGACCGTTGCCACCGACGCGGTATTCGATGCATTCTTAGACGACGATGCGAGTCGCGCCTTCATGCACGGTCCCACGTTCATGGCGAATCCGCTGGCCTGTGCTGCTGCCAACGGTTCACTTGATTTGTTTGAATCTCAGCCTCGGTTGTTGCAAGTTCAGGCCATTGAAGATCATCTGAAAGTCGCACTGGCGCAATGTCGGGAAATTGATCGTGTGGTCGATGTTCGTGTCAAAGGAGCGATCGGTGTCATTCAGGTCGATCGTTTGGACCATGTTGATCGGTTGAGGCAAACGTTTCTTGATCGTGGGGTGTGGCTTCGTCCTTTTGGCGATTGCATCTACACAACGCCGCCTCTGGTTATCGAGCCCGATGACCTAAAAACCATCACCGATGCGATGGTGTCTGTTACCAAAGAGTGGGCCGGTTGGCGCTAA
- a CDS encoding family 16 glycoside hydrolase, whose protein sequence is MRFAFSAIRRSLTRQTLSLAVLAVGTFSVPAVAETEVNTLSEAEKRSGWKLLFDGESTDAWRNYQKDTVSDGWKVEDGVLSRTDKGAGDIITKEKFDAFEMLVEYKISPEGNSGLMFHVTEDNPRPWHSGPEIQIQDNVDGHDPQKAGWLYQLYRPMVPNWAAEKTPVDASRPAGQWNQIYLRVAPQGCEVCLNGVRYYTFNVGNGDWNRRVQESKFAQFDGFGKAGEGHICLQDHGDLVSFRNIKVRRLNEDGSVPQPIDRQLGLKGELAFPNLKWDQWEAVDDNGRIRPLRILELTPSRDGTNRLFAASQYGAIWAFENKSDVTKSHLVLDKRGAVADWQSPGGNEEGMLGLALHPNFKENQKFYVYYTHPTITKSILSEFTMKSDNPNQADPESETVLMEIDQPYKNHNGGSIEFGPDGYLYIGLGDGGDRNDPKANGQNRGTLLGSILRIDVDHPADGKPYGIPADNPFVKTEGVLPEVFAYGMRNPWRMAFDQKTGDFWVADVGQELWEEVNLVTKGGNYGWSNREGTNPFGNRADVEGTSDPIDPVWQYDHRVGRSITGGRVYNSSRVGELTGKYLYADYVTGKIWALSYDTQTGKATANEEVVPDSIPVLAFGEDENGEVFYMTNSPRGECIYRFSK, encoded by the coding sequence ATGCGATTTGCTTTTTCGGCGATTCGACGGTCATTGACTCGTCAAACGCTATCCCTGGCGGTCTTGGCCGTCGGGACATTCTCGGTACCGGCGGTCGCCGAGACCGAAGTCAATACTCTTAGCGAAGCTGAAAAACGCAGTGGTTGGAAACTACTGTTCGATGGTGAATCGACCGACGCTTGGCGGAACTACCAAAAAGACACCGTCAGCGACGGATGGAAAGTTGAAGATGGCGTTTTAAGCCGCACCGATAAGGGCGCCGGCGACATCATCACCAAAGAAAAATTCGATGCGTTTGAGATGCTGGTCGAATACAAGATCAGCCCCGAAGGCAATAGCGGGCTGATGTTCCATGTGACCGAAGACAATCCACGTCCGTGGCATAGCGGACCGGAAATCCAAATTCAGGACAATGTTGACGGTCACGACCCTCAAAAAGCGGGCTGGCTTTATCAGCTCTACCGCCCCATGGTTCCGAATTGGGCCGCCGAAAAAACACCTGTCGATGCAAGTCGTCCCGCCGGACAGTGGAACCAAATCTATTTGCGTGTCGCTCCTCAAGGCTGCGAAGTTTGCCTCAACGGAGTGCGATACTACACATTCAACGTTGGAAACGGCGATTGGAACCGACGCGTTCAAGAAAGCAAATTCGCTCAGTTCGATGGTTTTGGCAAAGCAGGTGAAGGCCACATCTGTTTGCAAGACCACGGCGATTTGGTTTCCTTCCGCAATATCAAAGTGCGACGCCTAAACGAAGACGGTTCGGTTCCGCAACCGATCGATCGTCAACTTGGACTCAAAGGCGAACTGGCGTTCCCGAACCTGAAATGGGACCAGTGGGAAGCCGTCGACGACAACGGTCGTATTCGCCCGCTGCGAATCCTCGAACTGACTCCGTCACGCGATGGCACCAATCGTCTTTTTGCCGCCTCGCAGTACGGGGCAATCTGGGCGTTTGAAAACAAGTCAGACGTGACAAAGAGCCATCTCGTTTTGGATAAGCGTGGTGCCGTTGCCGATTGGCAGAGCCCAGGCGGAAACGAAGAAGGGATGTTGGGCTTGGCGTTGCACCCGAATTTCAAAGAGAACCAAAAGTTCTACGTCTATTACACTCACCCGACGATTACCAAGTCGATTTTGAGTGAGTTCACGATGAAGTCTGACAATCCCAATCAAGCTGATCCTGAATCGGAAACAGTCTTGATGGAGATCGATCAACCTTACAAAAACCACAACGGCGGTAGCATCGAATTCGGCCCCGATGGCTACCTATACATCGGACTTGGTGACGGTGGTGACCGTAACGACCCGAAAGCCAACGGTCAGAACCGAGGAACGTTGCTCGGTTCGATCTTGCGAATCGACGTTGACCACCCAGCGGATGGAAAGCCTTACGGTATTCCAGCGGACAACCCATTCGTGAAAACTGAAGGCGTGCTACCAGAAGTCTTCGCCTATGGGATGCGAAATCCCTGGCGGATGGCATTTGACCAAAAGACCGGTGACTTCTGGGTCGCCGATGTTGGTCAGGAACTTTGGGAAGAGGTCAACTTGGTGACCAAGGGCGGAAACTATGGTTGGAGCAACCGCGAAGGGACCAACCCGTTCGGAAACCGCGCCGATGTCGAAGGCACCAGCGATCCGATCGATCCTGTCTGGCAATACGACCACCGTGTCGGTCGTTCGATCACTGGCGGGCGTGTTTACAACAGCTCACGCGTTGGTGAATTGACGGGGAAGTATCTCTATGCCGACTATGTGACCGGAAAGATCTGGGCCCTCTCCTATGATACGCAAACAGGTAAGGCAACGGCCAATGAAGAAGTCGTTCCGGACAGTATCCCTGTTTTGGCATTCGGCGAAGACGAAAACGGTGAAGTGTTCTACATGACCAACAGTCCTCGCGGTGAATGCATCTACCGCTTTTCGAAGTAG
- a CDS encoding LuxR C-terminal-related transcriptional regulator, which translates to MIKASQETGTSLGIRPFAVVLQNDRFNIASLPDALPFECKEVDSWEQVFRKLSSFRPGCLLVDFDHDRQNVLNQIHHFADHGIRFSLVGVTADQSRKTFQLAIRNGFTDLVSRPLDRRTLIDSVDEAFRTDSEGANSLCEIRSCFGKLTPKEREVLPELLLGIPSRKLASIHAVTYQTIDRHRKHVIEKMKVENMTELAMKLYRQY; encoded by the coding sequence ATGATCAAAGCAAGTCAGGAGACGGGTACATCGCTCGGTATTCGTCCATTCGCCGTCGTTCTACAAAATGACCGTTTCAATATCGCTTCCCTTCCGGATGCGCTTCCTTTCGAATGCAAGGAGGTGGATTCTTGGGAGCAAGTTTTCCGCAAGCTGAGCTCGTTTCGGCCCGGATGCTTGTTAGTCGATTTTGACCACGATCGGCAGAACGTGTTGAATCAGATTCACCATTTTGCTGACCACGGGATTCGCTTCTCATTGGTTGGTGTAACCGCCGATCAATCTAGGAAAACCTTTCAACTGGCAATCCGGAACGGATTCACCGATTTGGTGAGTCGACCGTTGGATCGCCGAACGTTGATCGATTCGGTTGACGAAGCTTTTCGTACCGATAGTGAAGGTGCCAACTCGCTTTGCGAGATCCGTAGTTGCTTTGGCAAGCTAACGCCGAAGGAACGCGAGGTTCTGCCGGAGTTGTTGTTGGGGATCCCTTCACGCAAATTGGCAAGCATCCACGCGGTTACTTATCAGACGATCGATCGGCATCGCAAGCATGTCATCGAGAAGATGAAGGTCGAGAATATGACCGAGTTGGCGATGAAGCTTTATCGCCAATACTAG